The Amaranthus tricolor cultivar Red isolate AtriRed21 chromosome 2, ASM2621246v1, whole genome shotgun sequence genome contains the following window.
atgtaattataattaaattataccTTTGTCtcaaaactaaaaagaaaatgattCACCACTAACAAATTAAGTGGTGATTAATTTATTGcttgataaatatatatacataaaaatcacAAACCTCATAAATAATAATGGATGAAAATGGGATGAATAAAccatcaattaattaattaaataattaattaagcataatcaCACATCCCATAAACACAATATTGTCCAATTAAGCACTTATTGTTGCATTTCCCACAATGCCTCTTATCATAAGCTTTGTCTACGCACTTTCCATTACAACAATCATACGTAAACTTACACTTTTTATGGCAAGCTCCACAATTATTCTTATCAATGTTGAGATCAAAGCATTTATTCCCACAACATGTGTAATTCTTTCCATACATAATGTCACAAACTTCATAATCCTTCTGACAATGGTCAGCTGGCTTTAAGCTTCTTCCATGGTGTAGATAATCCTTATTGTGTTCAGCTAGAAACCGACTTACGGGCCTCTTCGAGAGAACTACCACCGGGCTAGTGGGCTGGTGTAGGGTTTCGTGATGGTTTTGGTGGGTTATGTTAATGGAGCTTAATGCAATAATGGATATTGCTATGGTGATTGCGATCAAGGCGAATACCTTGATTGTTTTTTGGATTATTATTGACATTTTTGGGAAAATATCAATAGAAAGGATGAAAATGTGCTTAgttttatgtgtatttttttgggttttggttAAGATGTTTTAGGGTTAGAGGGGAAAGTGGGAATGAGAATTTGAGGAGAGGAAGGGTTTATAAGAGGGAATAAACTAAGGAGTTGACGCGAGGAATGTGGTTAAAAAGGGTTGTAGGGAAGATTTTAGGAGGGAAAATGCATGGAGTGTAGTTTATTCCTATGTTGTTTTAACTAGCTAGGAAGTTACTACTATTCAAAGATATATGTGTATCTTCATGGGATGGGAAAATAGGATTAACCAAGggctttaaattaattaattaaagtaagAATATTTATTGGGTCAAAGGTTATTAATTATTAGTACCTCATGTGCTTCACCTTTACTCGTTATATTCATTATGATTAGTATATTGATTAATTGGGGGCTAAGTAGTAAACTTATGATAAGTGTAAATGTAAATTTACCGTTTCTCTCTTGATATATACTCTTTTATAATGGTTGTTGTTAGTTGTTTTATGCTTATTTAGAAAGATTTTATAATGTAACTTTAGTCATTTTGGTTATTTATGCTGATTTGAGAggttttaatcgtttttagcatAATTATTATGATTGATGACTATAGAGTTTAGTAGAGTAATTTTGTCTTTATTGAAGAACTTTTAAAGAGGATTTTATTACATGAAAAACTAGTGGCTttggaaactagacttcaaatGCTtttcaatgatatattatatgctcaaTTTCAACACCTAAGCAAGAAATAACgatcatttaaaatttatcaatcAAGAGTTAAGCGACTAGTTACTACTTTTATCTGGAGTTTACTCCTCTTTTCACAAAGGATAGCAAAAGGTATGACGAAGATCTATGTTGTATTTGCATTTTTATCCAAATAGACTCTTGTATGAAGAGGTGTGATAGAGCATACAATATAATGTCGAGTTTtgattcttgatttatatttatttgtgtTTAGTTGGTGTTTTGATATAATAGTAAAATCCTATTGTTTTATTTCTCAATGTTTTACTGTCAAAATCGTTCTAACTTTActaaaagtattaaaaataacATTGATTTTTGGGACTACACATGAAAAGCACCTTATATTAACTACAACGTCACTTAAAtacttcttttatttaatttaattcaattaCTTGAACTATCACATGAAGTACACCTTATATTAATTTCACTTGTTAGGAAGGTAATTTTGATTACCTAATAGTTCATTCAATAGCTTGCCTCATTGAGGGACATGATGAAAGTGTAAAGGAATCGAGGTATTAGGATGATGTTGGAACCTTGAAGGAAACAAAACTGAGGCCTGAAGATCTTTTCACGTCCTCTTTTTTAGTAGAATGCTTAGTGAAAAATATAAGGAAATGTGATGCATTTATATTTCTAGTTCAAAGATTTGTCATATATGAAAGGGCCTAATATCATgcatattattatcattaaggGACCAACTTAAACCAAAGACACTAAGTAGATATGGTTGACGTATCAGGAGAGGTTGTATACTCTATtacttcctatcacatagctTTTTTTTTGGGGCTAAAAATGTGGATGTAATAGATATCTTATCATATCTAGCAATAAATATTCATCTTGAAATGATGTGTCAAATAAGATTCAAACTCAAAACCTTTTGTCATATAGAATTTGACACCATGGGTAAATGAGATTTATACCAGGGTATGTTATATCCTTTATCACACCCTCTGACACCAGATGTCTTTAAGCTAAAAGCGAAGTATGAATGTAAGACATACCCTATCATACTTggcaataaatatttaatttgaagTGATGGGTAAATGAGATTCGAACTTGTAATATTTTATCATGTTGACtctgacaacaacaataatgtgAAAACTACCAATAGTTTAGTTCCAGTAGTTGTCCACGTGAATCTTCTTTCTCCATATATATTACTCCCTTTGTTTCTTAACGTTATTCCCATTTGCCATTGGGTTGTTCTATTAGCTATTAACATAAAAATCTTtcaatttatatcacaaattttaaaaatacttaacCCTTTTTATccacattttaatattttactaaTGCTTATGGTTCTCACATATTTTCTACTAAAATCATTTTCACATTCTTATGTTGCTTATGGTCTCCACTAGGGGTGTTTAATGGGCTGGAACCCCATTTGAGCCCTTATTCGGCCCGTTTCTAGAAGGGCTTTGTAAGGGTCAAGTCAAAAAATGGGCCAGGCCAAAAGCGGGCTATACTATAATCAAAATGAAGTGGATTATAAAAGGGCTCAATAAGGGTCAAAAACAGGCctttgtaaatagcataatttatgtataatttaaatattataattgacaatgtcaataaaattattaatattttttcaatttaatttttataaattgataaatggggactaaaattatttttagtggTAAAAATGGGTCGGGCCGGGCTTTGAAAGCTCGGCCCATTTAAAGctcatattaattttaaagggCCTTTATCCGGCCCAAcccatatttacttaagccCGGCCTGGCCCTTATCCGGCCTATTGAACACCTTTAGTCTCCACATGTTTCTCACTAACtttgttattgaaatatttttttaatagttgtggtcCCTATATTTTATCgactttattttaataggttTTAATGTTCATGATTTTACTTTTTCTCCatcaaaatttattattcaataaaattatatattcatCATCTAAATAACTCTATGTCTTGAATTAAcataaattgggttaaaaatatataattctggaaaaaaattatttattttattgttaccgcattttctttttatttaaataatttttgtgaaattttgtgatatttaaattttaaagaaataaattaataatctaaattgttataataggcgaaaagaaagaaaagtgaaaacaataataaaaattattttattttggtgaataagaatatacaccaactcatttaataataagttaatttttaaaatattttgtgtagattttaatcttaaggaaatttattattcatgtactaaatctaaaactaagctattaagaaattaattaaataaaagaaaattatattttctaaaaatttggataaatagGCTAtgatctataataaacccaatatgtctttttaaaaatatttttagtatttatttatgatggaactatttattttatcatttataataaatagacatttaagaaatttattattaagaaattaataaagctaattgaaaattaatctataaataaatactaaagacccatttaagttttgatttagtttaataataaatgattatttatatgtaagttgttataaatttatttctattatatgttattgtaatgttgcatttatataaaaacagtaacatgataataaaaaggtttgatagtaaggaaatgccgaaccatgcttccggtatgtaaaaaacgtgggacgtatTTTCCGGCaggtaaaatacggcgaacacagtaaggttatttaacctgacctgtggctcgagcaatattgtattggaggagtgacgactcccactaagttaggggttttggtttacctcaccctaaaaGACTCGTACATATATCAAaaaaagatcatatgtgttgcattcattaaataagtaatcgaaTTTCACGCTCTAACACTCAAGTAGATGTGTTAGTAATTCACGCCCTgatactcaagcagaaggaccagaagttatatatatatatatatatatatatatatatatatatatatatatatatatatatagataatttttcctcattttattttatgtatagAATAGTATAAATCttaccaaataatatttttttttctttgtgttgTAGTTCTTTTCAACAAATGGATTTCCTTGCCCTTCTTTGCAAAATCCTTCCGATCACTTTCTACAGATGATAAATAAAGACTTTAAGGACAATGTAACATATTCTTCCAACAACATCTGTATTTTTTGACTTAAAATAATCACCTataaacttgataattttgCACTTTCTAGGACATTGAGCAAGGTCTTTCTACTAGAAAGTCAACTGATGAAGTTATCAACATTTTGGTAAACTCATACAAGTCTTCTGAGAGTTATGAGCAAGTTCAAGAAGTAATTTATGGAATATGCAACAACTTGGTAACGATCatcaatttattcatatttaataattatcaaagattatatatatttattttattttggtttaaaTTTTAACAGAAAGGGAGTCGATTagagaaaggaagaaaacgTGCTAGTTTCATTACACAATGTCAAGTTCTTACAAGAAGATCCTTTATAAACATGTGTCGTGATTGGGGTTATTATTGGCTACGACTTGCTATATACATCATTTTGGGTGTTGGACTAGGCACCCTTTTCTTTAATATAGGATTTAGTCATAGCTCTATTCAAGTAAGAGATATTCACCCTTTTATTCTTTCATTATGTTGCTTGATTAATTTTCAAGCTAGGTTGatacaaaatttatattcaaGCGGTGTGTTTGATAAAagtgaaaatattttattatgaaaatgcaatgataattattattattatttatttatttagtttgattGAAAAAAACTACTAAGTTAAGAAGGGAGAAACAAAAACATTGttaagtagaaaaaaaaaatagtaaaatggAATAGACATGAAATAAAAGTAATGTTCttagtttttaatttctttcttaAATTATGGTAAAagcaaataacaaaaaaatcgaGAAAAATAggttttttgagaattttttttcccCAATCAAACACCCGAAGCTTCATATTAACTTAATAAGTTTGTGAAATGTTTgaaattgtgatatttctctCTTTTAGGCAAGAGGGTCCTTGATCATGTTTGTGGCTTCCTACTTGACTTTCATGACAATTGGTGGATTTCCTTCATTTATTGAAGATATGAAGGTATGTTTTGGGGACATAAAACAATTAGTAGATATCTTTACATTTCTTGGCAAAGAATAATTAACCTTGTAAACTCTTTTAATCTGCTAAATTTTcccttttttaatgttttaagaaacatatatataacaaatccATTGAATGAGGGCGGAGCAAAAAAACACTATAACATTTTacgttttttttgttttagatggttttttttttgaaattttaaggcCTAAAAACAAGTAGCTAAACTAAGGCAAAAAAGCAATGTAAATTAATGTCAATCAATATCGTAGGCTTCTAAATTTTGAGGGATCTGTGCGGTCGGGCACATTACACATGCTTAGAACCACTAATATGACATTACACTGAGATAACAAGGATTGTTATtttcaaggaaccaactcaaccaaaagtttaagatgATGGTTAAGaccctaaaatatgttatatactctaacacgccccctcacacgagagtccTTTGGGTTAaaatgtggatgcaacacatgccGTCCTCATAAATGGCCCTAAATATTTCTCCTTAAATAAGAAGTGGTTGTAATTCAAACCCATGACCTCTTGTCATGTTGGCTTTGATGTTATGTCAAAgaaccaattcaactaaaaacttaagcaAACGGTAAATGCCGTAGAATATGTTACATACTCTAACAATTATGATGATAAAATCCAATCTTAGATCGTTATTCATAAATACTTTGtactttatatttatataaaaatttaatttgtaacTTTAAACAATTTATTGTGTTGTAATTTAGGTTTTCAAAAGAGAAAGGCTAAATGGACATTATGGTGTGACTTCCTATGTGGTTGGAAATACCCTATCTTCCACCCCATTCTTACTCATGATTGCCATAATTCCTGGAGCAATCATTTACTTCCTATCAGAACTACAAAGGGAATACCAACACTTTTTATACtacttattacttatttttgtttgcATGTTATTGATTGAAAGCTTAATGATGATTATAGCAAGTTTAGTACCTAATTTTCTTATGGGAATCATTACTGGTGCTGGTGTTCAAGGTATCATGATGTTAAGTGGAGGATTCTTCAGATTACCCAAtgatttaccaaatattttttggcGTTACCCTTTCTATTACATTTCCTTTCATAAGTATGCATTTCAAGGATTGTTTAAGAATGAATTTGAAGGTTTAGAATTCCCTCGAAATGATAGAATTGGGGCAAGAATGATATCTGGGACTAGAATTCTCAAAAATGTGTGGCAAGTTGAAGATGGTTATTCCAAATGGGTTGATCTTCTTGTTCTTGTGGGTATGGTGATTGTGTACCGTTTATTGTTCTTATTCTTCATCAAGAGCTCCGAAAAGATTAAACCTTTGATTAAATCGTTTGTAAGAAGAGCGCCTAAGCAAGTAGTTCAAGTTGATTGTTCTTAGGCATTATATCTCAAGGGTTTTTTATTCGATTATTAAGGAGAATCCCTACAAATAAAAGAGGAAGctagaaaaatcaaattttctacATGTGATAGGAATTGAATTATCTTCGTTATAAACTCATAATCATGAAAGGGaaagtattaattattatttaaggaTAAAGGGCTTAACATACCAATGTATATGTAATGGATTCTAAACAAAACATAATTAGCGATGAAGTTAATAATTTAAGTGTAAGACTTTTTAAATGAATATTTAAAGACTTATTATGCgaaattgagattttttttgtttgcaaaGTCTTAATAAGTACATAGTTTACCTatgaattatttttcattttagttttttctaataattcatttttaattttgaatatgaCCTTACAGTTTTTActctttatattttctttttcatttacaAATACCTTACTACTTTAACTCATTATACTTAACTTTTTCATGCCCAAAATGATGATTGGAACAAAGTAATACTAATACTATAATCATTATTAagaaactaatatatatatatatatatatatatatatatatatatatatatatatatatatatatatatatatatatatatatatatataattttcaaagatatatatgtttaaacaTATTATATACTACAGATGAAGTAATAATTGTTAAGATATGGTGATATGAATAATctcgatttttttttataaacttagggaaaaattaccttgaataattCGATTTTTCACCATATTCTCAACAATAatcctaatttttaattaatcatcaataatctcaacttttaaaTTACTTACTGTAACAGCCCGAAACTAACCAATTTCTTAAACATGATTAATTATAACTAATGCAGAAGCTTAATATTTATATCGGTCTATTAAGTCGATAATATAATCACTTACTTAACTGCCTATATTATCCACTAAGcatttatcaaaaattttaaatattagagTTTATAACATTTAATTGATATAAAGGAATTACAAaaacaacttttgaaatgatttaaatataataaagttCTGCAGAAAATTCGACAATGTTCCGTTGTAAATCGAATAACCCAAAATATATCTTTTTGACTTAAAAGTCACCGTgcaaatataaaacaataatttcAAAATATCAACTAGCCAGTGGTATATATGCCAATCGTTTCATAATCACATCACCTCGTAGGGTGGAAACTTTTCTCAAATAATCCAAAACAAGtactaaataattttaataaaaaatttgttttacttACATTCTTTTATATTAATGGATGAGATTGCTTTGTTGATTACTAATATCTATGCTTTCAGCTACCGTTGACTTCAACAATATCTAAACCTGCCCCCAACTAGGAAAGATTAAAAGAACAAAACTACATAATCAGCTTATACTGAGTACACTTTTATATAGCTTATATTAGTGATTacttttgtgttattatttacttGATTCAATTTCATAGTTTTAATAATAAATCCTAAGAGAATAAATAGTGTCTTATCAATGATTAATTCCTTTCGTAACCGTTTATTCAGCTATAGAAGTCTGAGGTCGTCACTCTAAAAGTTTTATCCTTGCAAGTGTGCCAAGTCATTGTCATATCCACATGCCGCCTcggattattataatcattactTGAAGAATAACATTCGCTTTCTTGAGTTCTTTATTCACAACTAAATTAAATTCTATAACAATATTCCTTCATACTTGATTATAAATTCTTTATAACCATGTCTTTAGTATTTAAATGATTTCCTCACACATTCTACTTACCCAACTCCTTTTTATCTCGATTACTGTTAGTTCTTAtttctttattcattttttcttttattcttatATATTTCACGTACAACTAATATAAACAAATACATACGTGTAAACCGAATAATACTTATAAACAATGTGCGTatataacttttatttaattttagtcacttaaaatataattcataaacATTACCATCCACTTATCATAGTTCTTACTCCAAGCATTACTCAGCACAATTAATCTCATTATCTAACTATATAACTAATGTCATCCAACTAACGGATACAATCTCATTATctgtttaatattattactcataAATCCATAGATATGTACAATCTTAAATAATATAGTTTTGATCTTGTAGTTCTCGTCATAACAAGTAGACTGGATTTCATAATCCATTTCCTCAAAtctttcaaattcaaattgaaataaaaccAACCAAAAATCTCAATTACCAAATTCACAATTTCAACCCAACATCATActaattaaatttgttaataaCTAACAAATTCTATCTACACATAATAGATGTATTAAGCTCAATAAAGTTTATTTTTGCTGGGACTGGGAGTGTATCTCAATTTGTTTTCAGGAGGAAGTTTCCATGGAATTAGATGAAAGAATCTTGTGCTTGTATTTTCTGGTTAACACTTGCGAGAGGTATCAAGAAAGccaacaaaataagaaaaaataaaatcaatttagtGAACCCTAACTTCAATTGGAGTTTGCCGAATGTAAATCATTTgttggctaaagaaaaatgacATGGCTTTGATCTTGACCAATATCTCTGCCATAGttattagaattctaaatctgatctacgattttacgatctaAATATAGGCGACTAATCAGAATTGTAGTTAGGGTCGTAATGTGGTAGAATCATGCGATTCTACTTAGCTCAAGAGTTTAAGTGGTAGGATCATaatacgattttacgatcctaTGATCCAACGATTCGATCCTACAAGAGTAGTTTCaatcataaaatattttcatataatcaaGATTTCATTtatgtataaatattattttaaataattatattaataccaCTATAAAATTCAAGCTTTTCTTGATTGGAGgtttaaaaatcattattaaatgtAATCTTTTCCAAAATTTAATAGataaagtcaaataagtttttacttacatcttaaaaatttaaaaagaacaaatataattgataataagtaATTAAAAGCACATTAACggatat
Protein-coding sequences here:
- the LOC130805866 gene encoding stigma-specific STIG1-like protein 3, whose translation is MSIIIQKTIKVFALIAITIAISIIALSSINITHQNHHETLHQPTSPVVVLSKRPVSRFLAEHNKDYLHHGRSLKPADHCQKDYEVCDIMYGKNYTCCGNKCFDLNIDKNNCGACHKKCKFTYDCCNGKCVDKAYDKRHCGKCNNKCLIGQYCVYGMCDYA
- the LOC130805865 gene encoding ABC transporter G family member 1-like isoform X1; protein product: MASDGQHDISVLEVDNASIEFQQDTPWAIRDHNVGEDGVCLTWQELCVTVSDKEAKTSKTILENVTGYSCPGQVLAIMGPSGSGKSTLLDALAGRLDLNTKQSGQILINGTEQALAYGTSAYVTQDDVLMTTLTVKEIVNYSSLLQLPSSMSKLEKRKRADECIKEMGLQDSIHTRVGGWGVKGLSGGQKRRLSICIEILTHPKLLFLDEPTSGLDSAASFYVMSRIAGNQRAIGRTIITSIHQPSTQVFHLFGYLCLLSAGKTIYFGPAQQAIEFFSTNGFPCPSLQNPSDHFLQMINKDFKDNDIEQGLSTRKSTDEVINILVNSYKSSESYEQVQEVIYGICNNLKGSRLEKGRKRASFITQCQVLTRRSFINMCRDWGYYWLRLAIYIILGVGLGTLFFNIGFSHSSIQARGSLIMFVASYLTFMTIGGFPSFIEDMKVFKRERLNGHYGVTSYVVGNTLSSTPFLLMIAIIPGAIIYFLSELQREYQHFLYYLLLIFVCMLLIESLMMIIASLVPNFLMGIITGAGVQGIMMLSGGFFRLPNDLPNIFWRYPFYYISFHKYAFQGLFKNEFEGLEFPRNDRIGARMISGTRILKNVWQVEDGYSKWVDLLVLVGMVIVYRLLFLFFIKSSEKIKPLIKSFVRRAPKQVVQVDCS
- the LOC130805865 gene encoding ABC transporter G family member 1-like isoform X2, with product MASDGQHDISVLEVDNASIEFQQDTPWAIRDHNVGEDGVCLTWQELCVTVSDKEAKTSKTILENVTGYSCPGQVLAIMGPSGSGKSTLLDALAGRLDLNTKQSGQILINGTEQALAYGTSAYVTQDDVLMTTLTVKEIVNYSSLLQLPSSMSKLEKRKRADECIKEMGLQDSIHTRVGGWGVKGLSGGQKRRLSICIEILTHPKLLFLDEPTSGLDSAASFYVMSRIAGNQRAIGRTIITSIHQPSTQVFHLFGYLCLLSAGKTIYFGPAQQAIEDIEQGLSTRKSTDEVINILVNSYKSSESYEQVQEVIYGICNNLKGSRLEKGRKRASFITQCQVLTRRSFINMCRDWGYYWLRLAIYIILGVGLGTLFFNIGFSHSSIQARGSLIMFVASYLTFMTIGGFPSFIEDMKVFKRERLNGHYGVTSYVVGNTLSSTPFLLMIAIIPGAIIYFLSELQREYQHFLYYLLLIFVCMLLIESLMMIIASLVPNFLMGIITGAGVQGIMMLSGGFFRLPNDLPNIFWRYPFYYISFHKYAFQGLFKNEFEGLEFPRNDRIGARMISGTRILKNVWQVEDGYSKWVDLLVLVGMVIVYRLLFLFFIKSSEKIKPLIKSFVRRAPKQVVQVDCS